A single window of Bacteroidota bacterium DNA harbors:
- the folK gene encoding 2-amino-4-hydroxy-6-hydroxymethyldihydropteridine diphosphokinase, whose product MFLALGSNRGDKFQYLLKALNLINRLPGTSIVSLSPVYETFPYGVTSQDEFLNMAVAVFSELTPGKLLTELKNIEQQTGRVERERWHEREIDIDILLFGDLEMDEPDLKIPHRELLKRDFFILPLLDLEPGISLPGTGIFLKDLEITVKKPYIKGLNRKFFEIKNGLVCLNEQ is encoded by the coding sequence ACAAATTTCAGTATCTGCTGAAAGCTCTTAACCTTATAAACAGGCTGCCCGGCACTTCAATTGTCTCGCTTTCGCCCGTCTATGAAACTTTTCCTTATGGCGTGACAAGTCAGGATGAATTTCTGAATATGGCTGTTGCGGTTTTTTCAGAATTGACTCCGGGAAAGCTCCTGACGGAACTGAAAAACATCGAACAACAGACAGGACGCGTCGAGCGGGAAAGATGGCATGAAAGGGAAATCGATATTGACATACTCCTCTTCGGTGACCTGGAAATGGACGAGCCTGACCTCAAAATACCTCACAGGGAGTTGCTGAAAAGAGACTTTTTTATACTGCCACTTCTTGATCTCGAACCCGGCATATCCCTCCCCGGCACCGGTATATTTTTGAAGGATCTGGAAATAACAGTGAAGAAACCGTATATTAAGGGCTTGAACAGGAAATTTTTTGAAATCAAAAATGGTTTGGTTTGCCTGAATGAGCAGTGA
- a CDS encoding deoxynucleoside kinase gives MSSDINYIAVEGVIGAGKTSLVRKLQQKLNARMILENHDENPFLAKFYKNRKRYAFQTQMFFLISRYKQLEDLREESIFSNHIVSDYIFEKDLLFAWLNLDKEELRLYNEIFPKLAQNLRKPDLVVYLKADIDRLLANIRRRNRSYELDMDEGYIADLSDLYSEYFLRYDKTPLLIVNSTEIDFVNNENDFEDLYKQIFREDRTRIEYFHPEGKALL, from the coding sequence ATGAGCAGTGATATCAATTATATAGCAGTTGAAGGCGTGATTGGAGCCGGAAAAACCTCACTTGTAAGAAAACTGCAACAAAAATTAAACGCCAGGATGATTCTTGAGAATCACGATGAGAATCCTTTTCTTGCAAAATTCTACAAAAACAGGAAACGGTACGCTTTTCAGACTCAGATGTTTTTCCTGATCAGCAGATATAAGCAGCTCGAGGATCTTCGCGAAGAATCAATCTTCTCCAATCATATAGTCTCCGACTACATTTTCGAAAAAGATCTCCTTTTTGCCTGGTTGAATCTCGACAAAGAAGAATTACGGCTTTACAATGAGATTTTTCCCAAACTTGCACAGAACCTTCGGAAGCCGGATCTTGTTGTATATCTAAAGGCTGACATCGATCGTCTGCTTGCCAATATCAGAAGGCGAAACAGAAGCTACGAACTGGATATGGACGAAGGTTACATCGCAGACCTATCAGACCTCTACAGCGAATATTTTTTAAGATATGACAAAACTCCTCTCCTGATTGTAAACTCTACGGAGATAGATTTTGTTAATAATGAGAATGACTTTGAAGATCTTTACAAACAGATTTTCAGAGAAGATCGAACACGAATTGAGTATTTTCATCCCGAAGGCAAGGCTTTATTGTGA